From a region of the Danaus plexippus chromosome 8, MEX_DaPlex, whole genome shotgun sequence genome:
- the LOC116771823 gene encoding rho GDP-dissociation inhibitor 1 translates to MSGEPELARTPEDDTEEEEIKSSYKPPPEKSIEEILSADQEDESLRKYKEALLGQAQTGPVIVDANDPRKVIVKKLALCVAERDDLELDLSGDLTDLKKQVFVIKEGVQYKIRIDFIVQREIVHGLKYVQKTYRLGVPVDKMTHMVGSYPPKTEIQSYTTPPEDAPSGMMARGSYTVNSLFTDDDKNVHLQWEWSFEIKKDWKE, encoded by the exons atGTCTGGTGAGCCGGAACTGGCACGCACTCCTGAAGATGATACCGAGGAGGAGGAAATCAAGTCTTCGTACAAGCCACCACCGGAGAAGAGCATTGAAGAGATCTTATCGGCCGACCAGGAAGATGAATCATTGAGGAAGTACAAGGAAGCTTTACTGGGGCAGGCTCAAACGGGGCCGGTTATTGTCG ATGCAAACGATCCCCGGAAGGTGATAGTCAAGAAGTTGGCCCTTTGTGTCGCGGAGAGGGACGACCTTGAACTAGACCTGTCAGGAGACCTCACAGATCTTAAGAAACAG GTGTTCGTGATAAAGGAAGGTGTCCAGTACAAGATAAGGATCGACTTCATAGTGCAGAGGGAGATAGTGCATGGGCTCAAATACGTTCAGAAGACATACCGCTTAGGGGTACCAG TCGATAAGATGACTCACATGGTCGGCTCGTATCCTCCGAAGACCGAGATCCAGTCATACACGACGCCGCCCGAAGACGCTCCCTCCGGCATGATGGCGCGAGGCTCTTACACTGTGAACAGTCTCTTCACCGACGACGATAAGAACGTGCACCTCCAATGGGAATGGAGCTTCGAGATCAAGAAAGACTGGAAAGAATAG
- the LOC116771844 gene encoding oxidoreductase-like domain-containing protein 1: MLKTRTCYRNFLGKCKIYSRTFCEQSNLTDAEKEKEKEIQRIMQNASLDEPPTACCQSGCANCVFIIWAEALSSKMDNAGPEIAERIMKNIDDPSMRAYLELELRIRGVKK; encoded by the exons ATGCTT AAAACCAGAACTTGTTACAGAAATTTTCTTgggaaatgtaaaatttattcaagaaCATTTTGTGAGCAGTCGAATTTAACAGATGCGGAAAAAGAGAAGGAAAAGGAAATACAAAGGATCATGCAAAAT gcCTCCTTAGATGAGCCTCCGACAGCATGCTGTCAATCTGGTTGTGCAAACTGTGTGTTCATCATCTGGGCTGAGGCACTTTCATCCAAAATGGATAATGCCGGCCCGGAAATAGCAGAACGGATAATGAAGAACATTGATGACCCCTCAATGAGAGCTTATTTAGAACTCGAATTAAGAATAAGAGGAGTCAAGAAGTAG